Proteins encoded together in one Deinococcus hopiensis KR-140 window:
- the meaB gene encoding methylmalonyl Co-A mutase-associated GTPase MeaB, which translates to MAHPLTAPLLSGQRRALARAITLTESTRTEHEAQAQQLLTDVLPHAGKSIRVGLTGVPGVGKSTLIEALGLHLADAGHRVAVLAVDPSSARTGGSIMGDKTRMPRLTVHPHAFIRPSPSGGALGGVARRTREAMTMCEAAGYDVVLVETVGVGQSETQVAAMTDLFVLLTLPNAGDELQGIKRGIMELADLCVVNKADADSKAATRAQTELTAALRLLTPHDAPWRPRALQASALTGKGIPELWTAVEAYRKAVDVRQKRQGQTALWFDELLREAAWRVFQAGTDSERLRRLRAEVLGGALTPVQAVHRLLSPTERKEPLP; encoded by the coding sequence ATGGCCCATCCCCTGACTGCTCCCCTTCTGTCCGGCCAGCGCCGCGCCCTCGCCCGCGCCATCACCCTCACCGAGTCCACCCGGACCGAGCACGAAGCGCAGGCGCAACAACTGCTCACGGACGTGCTTCCCCACGCTGGGAAGTCCATCCGGGTGGGCCTGACGGGCGTGCCCGGCGTGGGCAAAAGCACACTGATCGAGGCCCTGGGCCTGCACCTCGCCGACGCTGGGCACCGGGTGGCCGTGCTGGCGGTGGACCCCAGCAGCGCACGCACGGGCGGCAGCATCATGGGCGACAAGACGCGGATGCCCCGGCTAACGGTCCACCCACACGCCTTCATCCGTCCCAGCCCCAGTGGCGGCGCCTTGGGCGGCGTGGCCCGGCGCACGCGCGAGGCAATGACCATGTGCGAGGCGGCGGGCTACGACGTGGTGTTGGTGGAAACTGTGGGCGTGGGCCAATCAGAAACCCAGGTGGCCGCCATGACGGACCTCTTCGTGCTGCTGACCCTGCCCAACGCGGGCGACGAGCTTCAGGGCATCAAGCGCGGCATCATGGAACTGGCGGACCTGTGCGTGGTGAACAAAGCCGACGCGGACTCCAAAGCGGCGACGCGGGCGCAGACCGAACTGACAGCGGCGCTCAGGCTCCTTACCCCCCACGACGCGCCGTGGCGGCCCCGCGCCCTGCAAGCCTCCGCACTGACGGGCAAGGGTATTCCCGAATTGTGGACAGCGGTGGAGGCGTACCGGAAAGCCGTGGATGTGCGTCAGAAACGTCAGGGACAGACGGCCCTGTGGTTCGACGAATTGCTGCGAGAGGCGGCCTGGCGCGTGTTTCAAGCGGGGACGGATTCCGAAAGGTTGCGGCGCCTCCGCGCCGAGGTCCTGGGCGGAGCCCTTACCCCCGTTCAGGCTGTGCACCGCCTCCTCTCCCCCACGGAGCGAAAAGAGCCGCTCCCGTAG
- the scpA gene encoding methylmalonyl-CoA mutase, with the protein MTRPDLSAWKALAQKDLRGADPEALNRTTPEGLTLKALYTSADLEGVRADTLPGLPPFTRGPRATMYAARPWTIRQYAGFSTAEESNAFYRRNLAAGQKGLSVAFDLATHRGYDSDHSRVVGDVGKAGVAIDSVEDMKILFDGIPLGEMSVSMTMNGAVLPVLAAFIVAGEEQGVPRAQLSGTIQNDILKEFMVRNTYIYPPTPSMRIVADIIAYTAREMPRFNSISISGYHLQEAGANAALELAYTLADGLEYVRAALASGLGVDEFAPRLSFFFAIGMNFYTEVAKLRAARLLWDEIMAQFNPQNPMSRALRTHCQTSGWSLTEQDPYNNVVRTAIEAMAAVFGGTQSLHTNAFDEAIGLPTDFSARIARNTQLVIQEETGIPHVVDPWGGSYLMERLTHDLAEKARELMREVEGLGGMAKAIESGVPKLRIEESAARKQARIDRGEDVIVGVNKYRPTAETHVDVLDIDNAVVRGSQIARLNRVKAERDAGAVEAAMQALEEAARTGKGNLLALSVDAIRARATVGEVSDALERVWGRHQAEVRTLSGVYAQGYEGDEGFAALQSEIEAFAEVEGRRPRILVVKMGQDGHDRGAKVIATGFADLGFDVDVGPLFQTPGEAARQAVENDVHVIGVSSQAAGHKTLIPQLVEALKAEGAGDILVVAGGVIPQQDYAALRAAGVAGIFGPGTPILHSAREVLGLLQTRAGLP; encoded by the coding sequence ATGACCCGACCTGACCTGTCCGCGTGGAAGGCGCTGGCGCAAAAGGACCTGCGCGGCGCAGACCCCGAAGCGCTCAACCGCACGACGCCCGAGGGCCTGACCCTCAAGGCGCTGTATACGTCCGCCGATCTGGAAGGCGTCAGGGCCGACACCCTGCCCGGCCTGCCGCCCTTTACCCGGGGACCGCGCGCCACCATGTACGCGGCCCGGCCCTGGACGATCCGCCAGTACGCCGGCTTTTCCACCGCTGAGGAATCGAACGCCTTCTACCGCCGCAACCTCGCCGCCGGACAAAAGGGCCTCAGCGTGGCCTTTGACCTCGCCACCCACCGGGGCTACGACTCGGACCACTCCAGGGTGGTGGGCGACGTGGGCAAGGCGGGCGTGGCGATCGACAGCGTCGAGGACATGAAAATCCTGTTCGACGGCATCCCACTGGGTGAAATGTCGGTCAGCATGACCATGAACGGCGCGGTGTTGCCGGTGCTGGCCGCCTTTATCGTGGCGGGCGAGGAACAGGGCGTGCCCCGCGCACAGCTGTCTGGCACCATCCAGAACGACATTCTCAAAGAATTCATGGTGCGCAACACCTACATCTATCCGCCCACGCCGAGCATGCGGATCGTGGCCGACATCATCGCGTACACGGCGCGTGAGATGCCGCGCTTCAATTCCATCTCCATCTCCGGCTACCACCTTCAGGAAGCGGGGGCAAACGCCGCGTTGGAACTGGCCTACACGCTGGCAGACGGCCTGGAGTATGTGCGAGCGGCCCTCGCCTCAGGTTTGGGTGTGGACGAGTTCGCGCCCCGGCTGTCGTTCTTCTTCGCCATCGGCATGAACTTCTACACCGAAGTCGCCAAACTCCGCGCCGCCCGGCTGCTGTGGGACGAGATCATGGCGCAGTTCAACCCCCAAAACCCCATGAGCCGTGCCCTGCGAACCCACTGTCAGACCTCAGGCTGGAGCCTGACCGAGCAGGACCCCTACAACAACGTGGTGCGTACGGCCATTGAGGCGATGGCGGCCGTATTCGGAGGCACCCAGAGCCTGCACACCAACGCTTTCGACGAGGCCATTGGCCTGCCCACCGACTTCTCGGCGCGAATTGCCCGCAACACCCAGCTGGTGATCCAGGAGGAAACGGGCATCCCGCACGTCGTGGACCCCTGGGGCGGCTCATACCTGATGGAGCGGCTGACGCACGACCTGGCCGAAAAGGCGCGGGAGCTCATGCGCGAGGTGGAGGGCTTGGGCGGCATGGCGAAGGCCATCGAGAGTGGCGTCCCCAAACTGCGCATTGAGGAGTCGGCAGCCCGCAAACAGGCCCGCATCGACCGGGGCGAGGACGTCATCGTGGGCGTGAACAAGTACCGCCCCACCGCAGAAACGCATGTGGACGTGCTGGACATCGACAACGCCGTGGTGCGTGGGTCGCAGATTGCCCGGCTGAACCGGGTGAAGGCGGAGCGTGACGCGGGCGCCGTGGAAGCCGCAATGCAGGCGCTCGAAGAAGCTGCCCGCACCGGCAAGGGCAACCTGCTGGCCCTGAGCGTGGACGCCATCCGCGCCCGCGCCACGGTGGGTGAGGTCAGCGACGCCCTGGAACGGGTGTGGGGCCGCCACCAGGCCGAGGTCCGCACCCTGTCCGGGGTGTATGCCCAGGGCTACGAGGGCGACGAGGGCTTCGCGGCGCTTCAAAGCGAGATCGAAGCCTTTGCCGAGGTCGAGGGCCGCCGCCCGCGCATCCTGGTGGTGAAGATGGGGCAAGACGGCCATGACCGGGGCGCGAAGGTCATCGCCACAGGCTTTGCGGACCTCGGCTTTGACGTGGACGTGGGTCCGCTGTTCCAGACCCCCGGGGAAGCCGCTCGGCAGGCGGTGGAGAACGATGTTCACGTGATTGGCGTGAGCAGCCAGGCCGCCGGCCACAAGACGCTGATTCCTCAGCTTGTGGAGGCTTTGAAGGCCGAGGGCGCAGGCGACATTCTGGTGGTGGCGGGCGGCGTGATTCCGCAGCAGGACTACGCAGCGCTGCGGGCAGCGGGCGTGGCGGGGATCTTCGGGCCGGGAACTCCGATTCTGCACTCAGCGCGGGAGGTGCTGGGGCTGTTGCAGACGCGAGCGGGCCTGCCTTGA
- the rpe gene encoding ribulose-phosphate 3-epimerase produces the protein MTSNSVGSSPSGPPAPGRRQVKLAPSLLASDFTRLGEELQAISSAEYAHVDVMDGMFVPNISFGMPVLAAARRVSSLYMDVHLMIERPERYIRDFVEAGADGITVHVEATPHVHRAVGMVRELGRRAGVTLNPGTSLETLRPVLADVDLVLVMSVNPGFGGQKFIAQSVERIRTLRAWLDELGSDAELEVDGGVTPSNARLLADAGATVLVAGSSVFGKDGAAAGLTRLREALA, from the coding sequence GTGACCTCCAATTCAGTGGGTTCTTCTCCTTCTGGCCCTCCGGCTCCTGGTAGGCGGCAGGTCAAGCTCGCCCCCAGCCTCCTCGCCTCCGATTTCACGCGGCTGGGTGAGGAGCTGCAGGCCATCTCAAGCGCGGAATACGCCCATGTGGACGTGATGGACGGGATGTTCGTTCCCAACATTTCCTTTGGCATGCCCGTACTGGCGGCGGCGCGGCGCGTTTCCAGCCTGTATATGGACGTTCACCTGATGATTGAGCGGCCCGAGCGCTATATCCGCGACTTCGTGGAAGCGGGCGCGGACGGCATCACGGTGCATGTGGAGGCCACGCCGCACGTCCACCGCGCCGTGGGGATGGTCCGCGAACTGGGCAGACGGGCGGGTGTGACCCTCAACCCCGGTACGTCGCTGGAAACGCTGCGCCCAGTACTGGCCGATGTGGACCTCGTGCTCGTCATGAGCGTGAATCCAGGCTTCGGTGGGCAGAAGTTCATTGCGCAGAGCGTGGAGCGCATCCGCACCCTGCGTGCCTGGCTGGACGAACTCGGCAGTGACGCCGAGTTGGAGGTGGACGGCGGCGTGACGCCCAGCAATGCCCGGCTGCTCGCGGACGCCGGGGCGACGGTGCTGGTGGCCGGGAGCAGCGTCTTTGGCAAGGACGGCGCGGCGGCGGGACTGACACGGCTTCGGGAGGCCCTCGCTTGA
- a CDS encoding 2-phosphosulfolactate phosphatase codes for MRLRVDLLPHGQYSDVVIVVDVLRATTTAVTYLERGADALLLTATPEAAFVLRGEGVVLGGERGGLPIPGFDFGNSPVEAAAQNFTGKTVVMNTTNGTGAAHTGAATGKHVLLAALTNAHAAARRARAMATEEIAIVCAGTDGRAGLEDVYAAGVLAEYLLAMGTFTIDDGTRMALTVRRSADSPLETLSSATHGQTLLNLGLGDDVRYAAQISTSTVVPVLLEGEGQSSADALRFM; via the coding sequence TTGAGACTGCGGGTGGACCTGCTTCCCCACGGCCAGTATTCGGACGTGGTGATCGTGGTGGACGTGCTGCGGGCCACCACCACCGCCGTCACCTATCTGGAGCGCGGCGCAGATGCCCTCTTGCTGACGGCCACCCCGGAAGCGGCCTTTGTCCTGCGCGGTGAGGGGGTGGTGCTGGGTGGCGAGCGCGGTGGGCTGCCCATTCCCGGCTTCGACTTCGGCAACAGCCCGGTGGAAGCGGCGGCGCAGAACTTCACGGGCAAAACGGTGGTGATGAACACGACGAACGGCACGGGCGCGGCCCATACCGGCGCTGCGACGGGCAAACACGTCTTGCTCGCCGCGCTGACCAACGCCCACGCCGCCGCCCGCCGTGCCCGGGCAATGGCGACCGAAGAAATCGCCATCGTCTGTGCGGGCACCGATGGCCGCGCTGGGCTGGAGGACGTGTACGCCGCCGGGGTGCTGGCCGAGTACCTGCTGGCGATGGGCACCTTTACCATCGATGACGGCACCCGCATGGCCCTCACCGTCCGCCGCAGTGCCGACAGCCCGCTGGAAACCTTGAGCAGCGCCACCCACGGGCAGACCCTGCTGAATTTGGGCCTGGGTGACGACGTGCGTTACGCCGCGCAGATCAGCACGAGCACGGTGGTGCCCGTGCTGCTGGAGGGGGAGGGCCAGTCCTCAGCGGACGCGCTGCGGTTCATGTGA
- a CDS encoding DUF4034 domain-containing protein: MNVSSSLQLLRAEQYAALDRELSDVQVAFERGERSERDLRDAFAPFERPDPALGEKCGEWVEACPGSYAAHVALAKWCLSRAWAFRGHTTFNLVSDRGRRGMRHFLEQAEGCARHATTMTDHPLTAWLVVAQVHLTQGCEMSLQDVQAGRYPDWFTRPLADNPHSFEVRQTMLAYLRTEWGGSEEQMLTFVRQQQEAGLLGAAEMQRLWAEFHALVAHHFMAFAQDPAGAVERARLAADLRELQAGSLFVALTNAKAPVLERQAALERLLRAAENEPGNALEGNVAWALYVNRDWLESFLPRITALLVREAERGDPDAAITLGRLKLYIRKGRVPDPTAFLRAARDEGNCEAAELLVELGRKSEGASRHGASGTSAQEREDVYKAAQLGSEDMSWEVYSDFDAYRAQFELSERDRYRYLLRAADAGNNAARYVLAQRLRAGLVEVGDDGVLRPVDTPPLQDSLNYAKHLLERAAAEDHAPAQKALAAAQERDWQEKTARRLSLSSARAEPERQVTSGQAVSKPLSGGSRWSWWLGLSLVLGVLRACTHQDHGYRPNTVLPNTPPALSAALTLPPR; encoded by the coding sequence ATGAACGTTTCTTCCTCCCTCCAGCTGTTGCGCGCCGAGCAGTACGCAGCGCTCGACCGTGAGCTCTCGGACGTACAGGTCGCCTTCGAGCGGGGCGAGCGGAGTGAGCGGGACCTGCGCGACGCCTTCGCGCCCTTCGAGCGGCCGGACCCCGCGCTGGGTGAGAAGTGTGGCGAATGGGTGGAGGCCTGCCCCGGCTCCTACGCGGCGCATGTGGCGCTGGCGAAGTGGTGCCTGTCACGGGCGTGGGCTTTTCGGGGACACACCACCTTCAACCTCGTCAGTGACCGGGGCAGGCGGGGGATGCGTCACTTTCTGGAACAGGCGGAAGGGTGCGCCCGGCACGCCACCACGATGACGGACCATCCCCTCACCGCCTGGCTCGTGGTGGCCCAGGTTCACCTGACCCAGGGCTGCGAAATGAGCCTCCAAGACGTGCAGGCGGGGCGTTATCCCGACTGGTTCACCCGGCCCCTGGCCGACAATCCGCACAGCTTCGAGGTACGCCAGACCATGCTGGCGTACCTGCGGACCGAGTGGGGCGGCAGCGAAGAACAGATGCTGACCTTTGTGCGGCAGCAGCAGGAGGCCGGGCTGCTGGGGGCGGCGGAGATGCAGCGGCTATGGGCTGAGTTTCACGCCCTGGTGGCGCACCACTTCATGGCTTTTGCCCAGGACCCGGCGGGGGCTGTGGAACGCGCCCGCCTCGCCGCCGACTTGCGCGAGCTCCAGGCGGGCAGCCTGTTCGTGGCGCTGACGAACGCCAAGGCCCCGGTGCTCGAGCGTCAGGCCGCCCTCGAACGCCTGCTACGCGCCGCCGAGAATGAACCTGGCAATGCCCTGGAGGGCAACGTCGCCTGGGCGCTGTACGTCAACCGCGACTGGCTGGAGTCCTTCCTGCCCCGCATCACCGCCCTGCTCGTGCGCGAGGCGGAGCGCGGGGACCCGGACGCGGCGATCACCCTGGGGCGGCTCAAGCTGTATATCCGCAAAGGCCGGGTCCCCGATCCCACCGCCTTCCTGCGGGCGGCGCGCGATGAGGGCAACTGCGAGGCGGCAGAGCTGCTCGTGGAGCTGGGGCGCAAGTCTGAGGGCGCGTCTCGCCACGGTGCTTCGGGGACCTCCGCCCAGGAGCGTGAGGACGTGTACAAGGCCGCCCAACTGGGCAGCGAGGACATGAGCTGGGAGGTCTACAGCGACTTCGACGCCTACCGCGCGCAATTCGAGCTGAGCGAGCGGGACCGCTACCGCTACCTGCTGCGCGCCGCCGACGCGGGCAACAACGCCGCCCGCTACGTGCTGGCCCAGCGCCTGCGCGCTGGACTGGTGGAAGTCGGTGACGACGGCGTGCTGCGCCCGGTGGACACCCCGCCCCTGCAAGACAGCCTCAACTATGCCAAGCACCTGCTGGAGCGGGCCGCTGCCGAGGACCACGCCCCGGCCCAGAAGGCCCTCGCCGCCGCGCAGGAGCGCGACTGGCAGGAAAAGACGGCCCGGCGACTAAGCCTGTCTTCTGCGAGGGCAGAGCCCGAGCGGCAGGTCACGTCCGGGCAGGCCGTCTCCAAGCCCTTGTCCGGCGGCTCCCGCTGGTCTTGGTGGCTGGGCCTGAGCCTCGTGCTGGGGGTGCTGCGCGCCTGCACCCATCAGGACCACGGCTACCGCCCGAACACGGTCTTGCCCAACACGCCGCCCGCCCTCAGCGCTGCCCTGACCTTGCCTCCCCGCTGA
- the nspC gene encoding carboxynorspermidine decarboxylase, producing the protein MTVSDFQLPAVTPTESVDWAAIPSPAFVLDESRLRRNLALISRVQRESGAQIIVAFKGYSMWSTFPLLREYGITGATASSLNEAILAREEMQGEVHVYAPAYSDEDFPRILELADHLVFNSFSQWERFKPQVEAARAAGRTLHVGLRINPEYAEVETDLYNPAGPFSRLGVTRREFRTDLLDGVDGLHFHSLCEKDSDTLERTLEVIERNFGEFLPQMRWVNFGGGHLMTREGYDIPRLIRVVRAFREKWGVHVILEPGSAFGWQTGWLVSSVLDVVHNVKDAVLLDVSVSAHMPDVLEMPYRPRILGAGDPPEHDHREAVDAPAGHAYLIGGTTCLAGDVVGEYVFPHELKVGDRVVFDDMIHYTMVKTTFFNGVKHPDIGILHTDGHYERVKTFGYGEFKAKLS; encoded by the coding sequence ATGACCGTCTCCGACTTCCAACTCCCCGCCGTGACCCCCACCGAGTCGGTGGACTGGGCGGCCATTCCCAGCCCGGCCTTCGTGCTCGACGAGTCCCGCCTGCGCCGCAATCTGGCGCTCATCTCACGCGTTCAGCGTGAAAGTGGGGCGCAGATCATCGTCGCCTTCAAGGGTTACTCCATGTGGAGCACCTTCCCCCTCCTGCGCGAGTACGGCATCACCGGGGCAACGGCCAGCAGCCTGAACGAGGCCATTCTCGCCCGCGAGGAGATGCAGGGGGAGGTCCACGTCTACGCCCCCGCCTACAGCGACGAGGACTTTCCCCGGATTCTGGAGCTGGCCGATCACCTCGTCTTCAATTCCTTCTCGCAGTGGGAGCGCTTTAAACCCCAGGTGGAGGCGGCGCGTGCGGCGGGCAGAACGCTCCACGTCGGCCTGCGCATCAATCCCGAGTACGCCGAGGTGGAGACGGACCTGTACAACCCGGCTGGTCCCTTTTCCCGCCTCGGCGTGACCCGGCGCGAGTTCCGGACGGATCTGCTTGACGGCGTGGACGGCCTGCATTTCCACAGCCTCTGTGAAAAGGACTCCGATACGCTGGAGCGCACGCTGGAAGTGATCGAGCGTAACTTTGGGGAGTTTTTGCCTCAGATGCGGTGGGTCAACTTCGGCGGCGGGCACCTGATGACGCGCGAGGGCTACGATATTCCCCGTCTGATCCGGGTCGTCCGTGCCTTCCGCGAAAAGTGGGGCGTTCACGTGATCCTGGAGCCTGGCAGCGCGTTCGGCTGGCAGACCGGATGGCTGGTGAGCAGCGTGCTCGACGTGGTGCACAACGTCAAGGACGCCGTGCTGCTCGACGTGTCGGTCAGCGCCCACATGCCCGACGTGCTGGAGATGCCCTACCGTCCCCGCATCCTGGGCGCGGGCGATCCCCCCGAGCACGATCACCGGGAAGCGGTGGACGCGCCTGCCGGACACGCCTACCTGATCGGCGGCACCACCTGCCTCGCGGGTGACGTGGTGGGCGAGTACGTCTTCCCCCACGAGTTGAAGGTGGGGGACCGGGTGGTCTTTGACGACATGATCCACTACACGATGGTCAAAACCACCTTCTTTAATGGTGTCAAGCACCCCGACATCGGCATTCTGCATACGGACGGGCACTACGAGCGGGTGAAGACCTTCGGCTACGGGGAATTCAAAGCCAAGCTGAGCTGA
- a CDS encoding SDR family NAD(P)-dependent oxidoreductase — protein sequence MTTAPLGGKVALVTGASRGVGRGVALGLGEAGATVYVTGRTLRGRHPEMPFLSGCLEETAAEVTALGGQGIPLVCDHRDDGQTQVVLETIRGEHGHLDILVNNVWGGYEGLHRWDERGQSWGAAFWQQPLSLWDEMFGAGVRAHYVTTSLAAPLLIARRGLVVNISFFAGQRHRGAENVPYFLAKNADDRMAQALANHFRPHGVTAVSLYPGLVRTEGVLLAPEGAFDFSNSESPQFVGRAVAHLAADGKRLERSGQTLVAAELGEEYGFTDVDGQRPRSIRSAFE from the coding sequence ATGACGACGGCACCTCTGGGGGGCAAGGTGGCGCTGGTAACGGGCGCGAGCCGGGGCGTGGGACGCGGGGTGGCCCTGGGACTGGGCGAGGCGGGCGCGACGGTTTACGTCACTGGAAGGACGTTGCGGGGGCGGCATCCCGAAATGCCCTTCTTGTCCGGCTGCCTGGAAGAGACGGCCGCGGAGGTCACGGCGCTGGGCGGGCAAGGTATTCCCCTCGTGTGTGACCACCGCGACGACGGGCAGACGCAGGTTGTCCTCGAAACCATCCGCGGGGAACACGGTCACCTCGACATTCTCGTCAACAACGTCTGGGGGGGGTACGAGGGCCTGCACCGCTGGGACGAGCGCGGGCAGAGCTGGGGTGCGGCGTTCTGGCAACAGCCCCTCTCACTGTGGGACGAGATGTTCGGGGCTGGGGTGCGGGCGCACTACGTCACGACCTCGCTCGCCGCGCCGCTCCTGATCGCCAGACGCGGGCTGGTGGTCAACATCAGCTTCTTTGCGGGGCAGCGGCACCGGGGCGCTGAGAACGTTCCCTATTTCCTCGCCAAGAATGCCGACGACCGCATGGCGCAGGCGCTGGCGAACCACTTCCGTCCGCACGGGGTCACAGCCGTGTCGCTGTACCCGGGCCTCGTCCGCACCGAGGGCGTGCTGCTGGCCCCGGAGGGGGCCTTCGACTTTTCCAACTCGGAGTCACCGCAGTTCGTGGGGCGGGCCGTGGCACACCTCGCCGCCGATGGAAAAAGGCTGGAGCGCTCGGGACAGACGCTGGTCGCCGCCGAACTGGGCGAGGAGTACGGCTTCACGGACGTGGACGGCCAACGGCCCCGGTCCATTCGCTCGGCGTTCGAGTAA
- a CDS encoding DUF4384 domain-containing protein has translation MRNGSRTPLVGLLALTALLGLTSPAQAAGRAKISAQSIIVNPVETKLDIQVWVNKDPSGQGNPVYRKGDPVRVGVKTNADAYVYLFNVNADGQIDLFFPNGYESGENGEDNFVQGGVTRLFPGKNAKYSLTVGGPNGQDRLLALASTKPLNLNDVAQFAGDQGFAEVRLQGQDKLAQALSVIVNPLPEDAWTTDVLTFRVGNGGNAGGGVGTVTTAPGQSLPTPPAQEQPTAQIQPGEKQDGSFDAAVVGAYDRLKGDESLGRATSYAVPWGEGLWQKFRGVGAYGDAVLLHANGSSRAYAVHGRLLERYLALAKAENAAGRPPSRLGWAAGDEKVIPRNPYGTTGLYGFFQNGALYGTEKYGTFWLTGAVLKTYQGLGGSGSFLGFPTRDQYLVNGAWAADFEGGTIRTVNGVPKVSRK, from the coding sequence ATGCGAAACGGTTCCCGCACCCCCCTGGTGGGCCTGCTGGCCTTGACGGCCCTGCTGGGCCTCACGTCCCCCGCCCAGGCGGCAGGACGCGCGAAGATCAGCGCGCAAAGCATCATCGTGAACCCCGTTGAGACGAAACTGGACATTCAGGTCTGGGTGAACAAGGACCCCAGCGGGCAGGGCAATCCGGTCTACCGCAAGGGTGACCCGGTCCGCGTGGGCGTGAAGACAAATGCCGACGCCTACGTCTACCTCTTTAACGTCAACGCTGACGGCCAGATTGACCTGTTTTTTCCCAACGGCTATGAGTCCGGTGAGAACGGCGAGGACAACTTCGTGCAGGGCGGCGTAACGCGCCTGTTTCCAGGCAAAAACGCCAAATATTCCCTGACGGTGGGTGGCCCCAACGGGCAAGACCGGCTGCTCGCGCTGGCAAGCACGAAACCGCTGAACCTGAACGACGTCGCGCAGTTCGCCGGTGACCAGGGCTTCGCAGAGGTGCGGCTGCAGGGACAGGACAAACTTGCCCAGGCCCTCAGCGTGATCGTGAACCCGCTGCCTGAGGACGCCTGGACCACCGATGTGTTGACCTTTCGCGTCGGCAACGGCGGGAATGCGGGCGGCGGCGTGGGCACGGTGACCACCGCGCCCGGCCAGTCGCTGCCGACGCCTCCGGCCCAGGAACAGCCCACCGCGCAGATTCAGCCCGGCGAGAAGCAGGACGGCTCCTTCGACGCTGCTGTGGTGGGCGCCTATGACCGACTGAAGGGCGACGAGTCGCTGGGCAGGGCCACGAGCTACGCCGTGCCCTGGGGCGAGGGCCTGTGGCAGAAGTTCCGGGGTGTGGGCGCGTATGGCGACGCCGTGCTGCTGCACGCAAACGGCAGCAGCCGCGCCTACGCGGTTCACGGCCGCCTGCTGGAGCGCTACCTCGCGCTGGCAAAGGCTGAGAACGCCGCGGGCCGTCCCCCCTCCCGGCTGGGCTGGGCGGCGGGCGACGAGAAGGTCATTCCCCGCAACCCCTACGGCACCACCGGGCTGTACGGCTTTTTCCAGAATGGAGCGCTGTACGGCACCGAGAAGTACGGCACCTTCTGGCTGACGGGCGCGGTCCTCAAGACCTACCAGGGCCTGGGCGGCAGCGGTTCGTTTCTGGGCTTCCCCACCCGGGACCAGTACCTCGTGAATGGGGCGTGGGCCGCCGACTTCGAGGGCGGGACCATCCGCACCGTGAACGGCGTGCCGAAGGTCTCCCGCAAGTAA
- a CDS encoding DUF554 domain-containing protein: protein MSLLDQLSGTLINVATVLAGTVVGLLLGGRLPERTQRTLLQTLSLVTTFIGLDMAGSLNAVKGGSIPGVILALVALALGAVVGEMLGIEEGLSRLGDTLKARFRGGGRFTEGFVAASLLFCIGPMTVVGGIQNGLTGDPSTYVLKATLDGIASLALAGAYGIGVGFSALTVLLLQGGISLLAGAFASGLLGGADPSILKTNPYVLLITGTGGLTIVGIAWNLMLAGLGWEDRRVRVGSLLPALVIAPVALWLAGRV from the coding sequence ATGAGCCTGCTCGACCAACTGTCCGGCACCCTGATCAACGTCGCCACCGTCCTCGCCGGAACCGTGGTGGGCCTGCTGCTGGGCGGCCGCCTCCCCGAGCGCACCCAGCGCACGCTGCTCCAGACCTTATCCCTCGTGACCACCTTTATCGGGCTGGATATGGCGGGCAGCCTGAACGCAGTGAAGGGCGGCTCTATTCCCGGCGTTATTCTGGCGCTTGTCGCCCTGGCGCTGGGGGCCGTGGTGGGCGAGATGCTGGGGATAGAAGAAGGCCTGTCCCGGCTGGGCGATACCCTCAAGGCACGGTTTCGGGGTGGTGGGCGCTTCACCGAGGGCTTCGTGGCCGCCAGCCTGCTGTTCTGCATCGGGCCCATGACGGTGGTGGGCGGCATTCAGAACGGCCTGACGGGCGATCCCTCCACCTACGTGCTGAAGGCCACGCTGGACGGCATCGCCTCGTTGGCGCTGGCGGGGGCCTACGGCATCGGGGTGGGCTTTAGCGCCCTGACGGTGCTGCTGCTGCAGGGGGGGATCAGCCTGCTCGCCGGGGCCTTCGCCTCGGGCCTGCTGGGAGGCGCGGATCCCAGCATTCTGAAAACCAATCCGTACGTCCTGCTCATCACGGGCACGGGCGGGCTAACCATCGTGGGCATCGCGTGGAACCTGATGCTGGCGGGACTGGGGTGGGAGGACCGCCGGGTGCGGGTGGGCAGCCTGCTTCCGGCACTGGTGATTGCGCCGGTGGCGCTGTGGCTGGCGGGGCGGGTGTAG